One Lacunisphaera limnophila DNA window includes the following coding sequences:
- a CDS encoding protein translocase subunit SecDF, translating to MFRQNLWKLTLCAIIVLWAAFNLIPLKDQPFGDYVKAEAEAKPTQFTTLMTRVAERVKSGQASSTFVALKQIGREDKIDLSEFFPQIRLEESLKNVEKRNELLLNELLRRSKGRLQLGLDLKGGVAFTLEVDETLAVEEPDYARTEKLNKAIEIIGNRVNGLGVSEPIIRAVGTNRIEVQLAGVTTTDNPEVLSSLRKPARLDFRMVHPFAAPPMEAPPGFTAMTLEQETRTGETFAEELYVKRIPEMTGEAVSDSYPIMDEFGRFKIILRFTAEGSTQFAQVTKAIADEGQRTGRRGRLAIVLDDKLYSAPGVEKEINSDSAEISGQFSQREAVDLANVLNNPLDIPLVVKEQYEVGPSLAQDAIASGKLAFIIGTSLTVGFILLFYTYGGIVAAVGMGINVLIVLGVMASIGATLTLPGIAGIVLTLAMSVDSNILIFERMREELKQGKSLATALEAGFDKAWSAIIDGNLTTLITAAIMIVLGTGAVKGFGVTLTIGIFTTMFAAVVVSKLMLEFLVHGNVIKKLPMFSVLQNTNYDFLKKAKIAFIGSWLLIAVGVITVAVKGKDVYGIDFLGGDTVALSFAKPVEVGALRAAAQAAGFKEVNPVYQKPIGSDRTLLKITTPFDQAAPLVEKLQQAFPESQFKNEGVTRIGASVGEEIQWNALKAVFWALVLILIYVAFRFEFGYGMGAVVSTIHDVVMTIGVFVLFDRQFNASMVAAILLVMGYSINDTIVVFDRIREELKLNPTGTLREIINRSLNLTLSRTIITGGTTLLTALTLIFVTSGDVNDIALTLLIGVVTGTFSSLFIASPIFYWWHKGDRKHVEAHHDIAPKYDWAGSSRASE from the coding sequence ATGTTCCGTCAAAATCTGTGGAAACTGACCCTGTGCGCCATCATCGTGCTGTGGGCGGCGTTCAACCTTATTCCGCTGAAGGACCAACCCTTCGGTGATTACGTCAAGGCGGAGGCCGAGGCCAAGCCCACGCAGTTCACCACGCTGATGACCCGCGTGGCCGAGCGCGTGAAGTCCGGCCAGGCCTCCAGCACCTTCGTGGCGCTCAAGCAGATCGGCCGCGAGGACAAGATCGACCTCTCCGAGTTCTTCCCGCAGATTCGCCTCGAGGAGTCGCTCAAGAACGTCGAGAAGCGCAACGAGCTGCTCCTGAATGAGCTCCTCCGCCGGTCCAAGGGCCGCCTCCAACTCGGCCTCGACCTCAAGGGCGGCGTCGCCTTCACCCTCGAGGTGGATGAAACCCTCGCCGTGGAGGAGCCGGACTACGCCCGGACCGAGAAGCTGAACAAGGCCATCGAGATCATCGGCAACCGCGTGAACGGCCTCGGCGTCTCCGAGCCCATCATCCGCGCCGTCGGCACCAACCGCATCGAGGTCCAACTCGCCGGTGTCACCACCACCGACAACCCCGAGGTCCTCAGCAGCCTGCGCAAGCCCGCCCGGCTCGATTTCCGGATGGTCCATCCCTTTGCCGCGCCGCCGATGGAGGCCCCGCCGGGCTTCACGGCCATGACGCTTGAGCAGGAAACCCGCACCGGCGAGACCTTCGCCGAGGAGCTTTACGTCAAGCGCATCCCCGAGATGACCGGCGAGGCTGTGTCGGATTCCTACCCGATCATGGACGAGTTCGGCCGCTTCAAGATCATCCTGCGCTTCACCGCCGAGGGCTCCACGCAGTTCGCCCAGGTCACGAAGGCGATCGCCGACGAGGGCCAGCGCACCGGCCGCCGCGGCCGCCTGGCCATCGTGCTCGACGACAAGCTCTACTCCGCCCCCGGCGTCGAGAAGGAGATCAACAGCGATTCCGCCGAGATTTCCGGCCAATTCTCCCAGCGCGAGGCCGTCGACCTGGCCAACGTGCTCAACAACCCCCTGGACATCCCCCTCGTGGTGAAGGAGCAGTACGAGGTCGGGCCCTCGCTCGCCCAGGATGCCATCGCCAGCGGCAAGCTCGCCTTCATCATCGGCACGAGCCTGACCGTGGGTTTCATCCTGCTGTTCTACACCTACGGCGGCATCGTCGCCGCGGTGGGCATGGGCATCAACGTGCTGATCGTCCTCGGCGTCATGGCCAGCATCGGCGCCACCCTCACGCTGCCCGGCATCGCCGGCATCGTGCTGACCCTCGCCATGTCGGTGGATTCCAACATCCTGATCTTCGAGCGCATGCGCGAAGAGCTGAAGCAGGGCAAGTCGCTGGCCACCGCTCTCGAGGCCGGCTTCGACAAGGCCTGGTCTGCCATCATCGACGGCAATCTCACCACCCTGATCACCGCCGCGATCATGATCGTGCTCGGCACCGGCGCGGTGAAGGGCTTCGGCGTCACGCTCACCATCGGCATCTTCACCACGATGTTCGCCGCGGTCGTCGTCTCCAAGCTGATGCTCGAGTTCCTGGTCCACGGCAACGTGATCAAGAAGCTCCCGATGTTCTCGGTCCTGCAGAACACGAACTACGATTTCCTCAAGAAGGCCAAGATCGCCTTCATCGGCTCCTGGCTCCTGATCGCCGTCGGTGTCATCACCGTCGCGGTGAAGGGCAAGGATGTCTACGGCATCGATTTCCTCGGCGGTGACACCGTCGCGCTCTCGTTTGCCAAGCCGGTCGAGGTCGGTGCGCTCCGCGCCGCCGCCCAGGCCGCCGGGTTCAAGGAGGTCAACCCGGTCTACCAGAAGCCGATCGGCTCCGACCGGACCCTGCTCAAGATCACCACTCCGTTTGACCAAGCCGCCCCGCTCGTGGAAAAGCTCCAGCAGGCCTTCCCTGAATCCCAGTTCAAGAACGAGGGCGTCACCCGCATCGGTGCCTCGGTCGGCGAGGAGATCCAGTGGAACGCCCTCAAGGCCGTCTTCTGGGCCCTCGTGCTCATCCTGATCTACGTGGCGTTCCGCTTTGAGTTTGGCTATGGCATGGGCGCGGTCGTCTCGACGATTCACGACGTGGTCATGACCATCGGCGTCTTCGTGCTCTTTGACCGGCAGTTCAACGCCTCCATGGTCGCGGCCATCCTGCTCGTGATGGGTTACTCCATCAACGACACCATCGTGGTGTTCGACCGCATCCGCGAGGAGCTGAAGCTGAACCCGACGGGCACGCTGCGCGAGATCATCAATCGCTCGCTCAACCTCACGCTCTCCCGCACGATCATCACTGGCGGCACCACGCTGCTCACGGCGCTCACGCTCATCTTCGTGACGAGCGGCGACGTGAACGACATCGCGCTCACGCTGCTCATCGGCGTGGTCACCGGCACGTTCTCCTCGCTCTTCATCGCCAGCCCGATCTTCTACTGGTGGCACAAGGGTGACCGGAAGCACGTGGAGGCGCACCACGACATCGCGCCCAAGTACGACTGGGCCGGCTCCTCCCGCGCATCTGAGTAA
- the yajC gene encoding preprotein translocase subunit YajC, whose amino-acid sequence MTKFHLFLAQATAPAPSGASALMQFLPLVLMFAAMYFLLIAPQRKKQKAHEKMLTELQSGDEVVTAGGIYGVITQVKDDRFVIRIGSDNAKVEVGKGFISALVKKA is encoded by the coding sequence ATGACTAAGTTCCACCTGTTCCTCGCCCAAGCCACCGCTCCCGCCCCCTCCGGCGCCTCCGCCCTCATGCAGTTCCTGCCCCTGGTGCTCATGTTCGCGGCCATGTATTTCCTGCTGATCGCCCCCCAGCGCAAGAAGCAGAAGGCGCACGAGAAGATGCTCACCGAGCTCCAGTCGGGCGACGAAGTCGTCACCGCCGGCGGCATCTACGGCGTCATCACCCAGGTCAAGGACGACCGCTTCGTGATCCGCATCGGGTCCGACAACGCCAAGGTCGAGGTCGGCAAGGGCTTCATCAGCGCCCTCGTCAAGAAGGCCTGA
- a CDS encoding DedA family protein produces MFETLLKYFQHSPLSLWGPFIVLLLCGLGLPVPEDVVLVAAGALGEIDGRSWIEVSLLMYAGVMIGDSSIFIAGRYFGSQLRTARWFQRYFSAKKQAKVEDLFDRYHSWVLFVGRFLPGLRAPIFFTAGSTRVKFWKFFFFDGLAALISVPFFVWLGHWLWAKFKDDIAQLDRALSQTQTYTMIVAGVILVVVVTLVVRKIRELRTKWDE; encoded by the coding sequence ATGTTCGAGACCCTCCTCAAGTACTTCCAGCATTCGCCGCTATCCTTGTGGGGGCCCTTCATCGTCCTACTCCTCTGCGGTCTCGGTCTGCCGGTGCCGGAGGATGTGGTGCTGGTAGCAGCCGGCGCCCTGGGAGAGATTGATGGCCGGAGCTGGATCGAAGTCAGTCTCCTGATGTACGCCGGCGTGATGATCGGCGATTCGAGCATTTTCATCGCCGGGCGCTATTTTGGCTCGCAACTGCGCACGGCGCGTTGGTTTCAGCGCTATTTCTCCGCGAAGAAGCAGGCGAAGGTGGAGGACCTCTTCGACCGTTACCATTCCTGGGTGCTCTTCGTCGGCCGTTTCCTGCCCGGGTTGCGCGCCCCGATCTTCTTCACCGCCGGGTCCACGCGGGTCAAATTCTGGAAGTTCTTCTTTTTCGACGGCCTGGCGGCGCTGATCAGCGTGCCGTTCTTTGTCTGGCTGGGACACTGGCTGTGGGCCAAGTTCAAGGACGACATCGCCCAACTCGACCGCGCGCTTTCGCAGACGCAGACCTACACGATGATTGTGGCCGGCGTGATTCTCGTGGTCGTGGTCACGCTCGTGGTCCGCAAGATCCGCGAGCTGCGGACGAAGTGGGACGAGTGA
- the speA gene encoding biosynthetic arginine decarboxylase: MKTKSASNWSAAQSEEHYGFKRWGANHFSVDSEGFVQVQPLSDGRAVRLMDVVEEAASMGLKAPLVIRMQDTLRHRVTQLNEVFRKAIKEEGYKGEYRGVFPIKVNQLREVVDEVVSAGKDFNYGLEAGSKPELMIALGMHEGGQRLIICNGYKDKDYMRLALLGRKLGKKIIIVVEQLSEVDSIIEIAKETGVKPMLGFRVKLQTRGEGKWASSTGDNAKFGLNTAEILFAVEKLRAAKMQSSLRLVHFHIGSQVPNIITIKAAVTEAARFYCQLAKMGFPMGFLDVGGGLGIDYDGSRTNFESSMNYTVGEYARDVVFNIREICEASGVKVPDIVTESGRAVAAPHSMLVVEVFERINKHESLGKQHQPKSRHKIVDDLAVLLKNKARLGRLERFHDALQKKEEAFSLFNLGYLDLENRAAAEQIFWQICEQIDKESDKAGYQPEELHELKKLLADQYVCNFSVFQSLLDSWALKQLFPITPLHRLKEKPTVNAVLVDITCDSDGKVDRFIDLQDVKDYITLHPLKAGQPYYLGIYLTGAYQDIMGDLHNLFGRVNEVHVFLEDDEPNGYYIEEALAGSRISDVIEGVQYQWEELCRRIKQQIDHATKKDLIKPREGVRLVEFYESQMLAKTYLNIEHTGKKKR, from the coding sequence TTGAAGACCAAATCCGCATCAAACTGGTCCGCCGCCCAGTCCGAAGAACACTACGGTTTCAAGCGCTGGGGCGCCAACCACTTTTCCGTGGATTCCGAGGGGTTTGTGCAAGTCCAGCCCCTCTCCGACGGCCGCGCCGTCCGCCTCATGGACGTGGTCGAGGAGGCCGCCAGCATGGGCCTCAAGGCCCCCCTGGTCATCCGCATGCAGGACACCCTCCGCCACCGGGTCACCCAGCTCAACGAGGTGTTCCGCAAGGCCATCAAGGAAGAGGGCTACAAGGGCGAATACCGCGGGGTCTTCCCCATCAAGGTCAACCAGCTGCGCGAGGTCGTCGACGAGGTGGTTTCCGCCGGCAAGGACTTCAACTACGGCCTCGAGGCCGGCTCGAAGCCCGAGCTCATGATCGCCCTCGGCATGCATGAGGGTGGCCAGCGCCTCATCATCTGCAACGGCTACAAGGACAAAGACTACATGCGGCTCGCCCTCCTCGGCCGCAAGTTGGGCAAGAAGATCATCATCGTGGTCGAGCAGCTCTCCGAGGTCGACAGCATCATCGAGATCGCCAAGGAGACCGGGGTGAAGCCCATGCTCGGCTTCCGCGTGAAGCTCCAGACCCGCGGCGAGGGCAAGTGGGCCTCCTCCACCGGCGACAACGCCAAGTTCGGCCTTAACACCGCCGAGATCCTCTTCGCCGTCGAGAAGCTCCGCGCCGCCAAAATGCAGAGCAGCCTGCGCCTGGTGCACTTTCACATCGGCTCGCAGGTGCCCAACATCATCACGATCAAGGCCGCCGTCACCGAGGCCGCGCGCTTCTACTGCCAGCTGGCCAAGATGGGGTTCCCCATGGGTTTCCTCGACGTCGGCGGCGGGCTGGGCATCGACTACGACGGCTCGCGCACGAATTTCGAATCCTCGATGAACTACACCGTGGGCGAATACGCCCGCGACGTCGTGTTCAACATCCGCGAGATCTGCGAGGCCTCCGGCGTCAAGGTCCCCGACATCGTCACCGAGTCCGGCCGCGCCGTCGCCGCCCCCCACTCCATGCTGGTCGTCGAGGTCTTTGAGCGCATCAACAAGCACGAGTCCCTCGGCAAGCAGCACCAGCCCAAGTCGCGCCACAAGATCGTGGACGATCTCGCCGTGCTCCTGAAAAACAAGGCCCGCCTCGGCCGGCTCGAGCGCTTCCACGACGCCCTCCAGAAGAAGGAGGAGGCCTTCTCCCTCTTCAACCTGGGCTACCTCGACCTCGAGAACCGCGCCGCCGCCGAGCAGATCTTCTGGCAGATCTGCGAGCAGATCGACAAGGAGAGCGACAAGGCCGGCTACCAGCCCGAGGAACTCCACGAGCTGAAGAAGCTCCTCGCCGACCAGTACGTCTGCAACTTCTCCGTCTTCCAATCCCTCCTCGACAGCTGGGCGCTCAAGCAGCTCTTCCCCATCACCCCGCTCCACCGCCTCAAGGAGAAGCCCACCGTCAACGCCGTGCTCGTAGACATCACCTGCGACTCCGACGGCAAGGTGGACCGCTTCATCGACCTGCAGGACGTGAAGGACTACATCACGCTCCATCCGCTCAAGGCCGGCCAGCCGTACTACCTCGGCATCTACCTCACCGGCGCCTACCAGGACATCATGGGCGACCTCCACAACCTCTTCGGGCGCGTCAACGAGGTCCATGTCTTCCTCGAGGACGACGAACCTAACGGCTACTACATCGAGGAGGCCCTCGCCGGCTCGCGCATCTCCGACGTCATCGAGGGCGTGCAATACCAGTGGGAGGAACTCTGCCGCCGCATCAAGCAGCAGATCGACCACGCCACGAAGAAGGACCTCATCAAGCCCCGCGAGGGCGTGCGCCTCGTCGAGTTCTACGAATCCCAGATGCTCGCGAAGACCTACCTCAACATCGAGCACACCGGGAAGAAGAAGCGGTAG
- the recJ gene encoding single-stranded-DNA-specific exonuclease RecJ, with product MRWNYTPVHAESVGALARSLGTTPVVAELLLRAGVPEAGAVRFLQPTLASLGDPFLVVNLERAVDRLLLALQRHERVTVLGDYDVDGVCSTSILVCLLRRLGLTPAYLVPRRAEEGYGLSATAIERALEQGCPDLFIALDCGTNSGAEVALLRSRGAEVIIVDHHRSTEPPATDAILINPHVHPAPDDGAWHYLCTVGLVFKLAHGLLKKLRAENHPVALSIVLKDYLDLVAMGTIADLVPLHGENRIFARHGLRVLAETRRPGLIALMQVSGLKTDQGLVPTDVSFRLGPRINASGRLADAALSVDLLLSADPAFCDATARQLDALNRERQDIERQITERAERYVEEHFQAASGLVLFDEAWHPGVVGIVAGRISRKYHRPAIVLGNEGELAKGSGRGINGFNLVEILAACADCLDGWGGHPMAVGVALKKGRLDEFRARFDEVIRTRSDQGAGEPGLELSGWLDATEVTDRLMGELEQLHPFGMGNPEPVFGVRGLRLRNRPDVFKEQHFRFSGEDATGRRISGVAWKLADRLPPVGQPIEIAVQLNWNHYNGRRTLQMELLDWRVAGT from the coding sequence ATGCGCTGGAATTACACGCCGGTCCACGCCGAAAGCGTGGGGGCCCTCGCGCGCAGCCTGGGCACGACCCCGGTCGTGGCCGAGCTGTTGCTGCGCGCCGGGGTACCGGAGGCCGGGGCCGTGCGCTTCCTGCAGCCGACCCTCGCCAGCCTCGGCGATCCGTTTCTGGTGGTGAACCTGGAGCGGGCCGTGGACCGACTGCTGCTGGCGCTGCAGCGCCATGAGCGGGTGACCGTGCTGGGGGATTACGACGTGGATGGGGTGTGTAGCACCTCGATCCTGGTCTGCCTGCTGCGCCGGCTGGGGCTGACGCCCGCCTACCTGGTGCCCCGCCGCGCCGAGGAGGGTTACGGCCTGAGCGCCACCGCGATCGAGCGGGCGTTGGAGCAGGGCTGCCCGGACCTTTTCATCGCGCTGGACTGCGGCACCAACTCGGGCGCCGAGGTGGCCTTGCTCCGGTCGCGCGGCGCGGAGGTGATCATCGTGGATCACCACCGTTCGACCGAGCCTCCGGCCACCGATGCGATCCTGATCAACCCGCATGTCCACCCCGCGCCGGATGACGGGGCCTGGCACTACCTGTGCACCGTGGGCCTCGTTTTCAAGCTGGCCCACGGGCTGCTGAAGAAACTGCGGGCGGAGAACCACCCCGTGGCGCTGAGCATCGTGCTCAAGGACTACCTTGACCTGGTCGCGATGGGGACCATCGCGGACTTGGTCCCGCTGCACGGCGAGAACCGGATCTTTGCCCGCCACGGCCTGCGTGTACTGGCCGAGACCCGCCGGCCGGGGCTGATCGCGCTGATGCAGGTTTCCGGGCTGAAGACCGACCAGGGGCTGGTGCCGACCGATGTCTCTTTCCGGCTCGGGCCGCGCATCAACGCCAGCGGCCGCCTGGCGGACGCCGCGCTCTCCGTGGACCTGCTGCTCAGCGCCGACCCGGCCTTCTGCGATGCGACGGCGCGCCAGCTCGACGCGCTGAACCGCGAGCGGCAGGACATCGAGCGGCAGATCACGGAGCGCGCCGAGCGTTACGTGGAGGAGCATTTTCAAGCGGCCAGCGGACTCGTGCTGTTCGACGAGGCCTGGCATCCGGGCGTGGTCGGCATCGTGGCCGGACGGATTTCGCGCAAGTATCACCGGCCGGCCATCGTGCTGGGGAACGAGGGGGAGTTGGCCAAGGGCTCCGGGCGCGGGATCAACGGTTTCAACCTGGTCGAGATCCTGGCGGCCTGCGCGGACTGCCTCGATGGCTGGGGCGGGCACCCGATGGCGGTCGGCGTCGCGCTCAAGAAGGGGCGATTGGACGAGTTCCGTGCCCGGTTTGACGAGGTCATCCGCACCCGTTCGGACCAGGGGGCGGGGGAGCCCGGCCTGGAGCTGTCCGGTTGGCTCGACGCCACCGAGGTCACCGACCGGCTCATGGGCGAATTGGAGCAGCTGCATCCCTTCGGCATGGGCAATCCCGAGCCGGTCTTCGGCGTCCGCGGCCTCCGGTTGCGGAACCGCCCGGACGTGTTCAAGGAACAGCATTTCCGGTTTTCCGGCGAGGATGCCACCGGCCGCCGGATCAGCGGCGTCGCGTGGAAGCTCGCCGACCGCCTGCCGCCCGTCGGGCAACCGATCGAAATCGCGGTCCAGCTGAACTGGAACCACTACAATGGCCGCCGGACCCTGCAAATGGAGTTGCTAGATTGGCGGGTAGCCGGAACCTAG